Proteins found in one candidate division KSB1 bacterium genomic segment:
- a CDS encoding urocanate hydratase (catalyzes the formation of 4-imidazolone-5-propanoate from urocanate during histidine metabolism), with the protein MCPRPMYMEEKPTAPIRAQRGTVLRAKTWEAEAALRMLENNLDPEVALDPDQLIVYGGSGRAARNWREFNRIVAALKALEPDETLLVQSGKAVGIVQTHPYSPRVLIANSNIVPAWCTAENFQHYDELGLIMYGQMTAGSWIYIGTQGILQGTFQTLGALAEQHFSGTLAGKWVLTAGMGGMSGAQPQAVTMNDGVILDVEVRPERIERKVREGYCDRMTYSLEEALRWVDQAVKERRPLSVGLAANAADIYPELVRRNITPDVVTDQTPAHDLLDYVPSGDLQELDELRRQDPEEY; encoded by the coding sequence ATGTGCCCGCGACCAATGTACATGGAGGAAAAGCCGACGGCGCCGATTCGCGCGCAGCGCGGAACCGTTCTGCGCGCCAAAACTTGGGAAGCCGAAGCGGCTTTGCGCATGCTGGAAAACAACCTCGATCCCGAAGTTGCGCTCGACCCCGATCAGTTGATCGTTTACGGCGGCAGCGGCCGCGCCGCCCGCAATTGGCGCGAATTTAACCGCATTGTCGCCGCCCTCAAAGCCTTGGAACCCGATGAGACCCTATTGGTTCAGTCGGGGAAAGCTGTGGGGATCGTACAAACCCATCCCTACAGTCCGCGCGTTCTGATCGCCAACAGCAACATTGTGCCGGCTTGGTGCACGGCCGAAAACTTTCAGCACTATGACGAGCTGGGACTGATCATGTACGGCCAAATGACCGCCGGATCGTGGATCTATATCGGCACGCAAGGGATTCTGCAGGGGACCTTTCAGACGCTCGGCGCTTTGGCTGAGCAACATTTTTCCGGCACGCTTGCCGGAAAATGGGTGCTGACCGCCGGCATGGGCGGCATGAGCGGCGCCCAACCGCAGGCGGTGACCATGAACGACGGCGTCATCCTCGACGTTGAGGTGCGGCCGGAGCGCATCGAGCGTAAGGTTCGCGAAGGCTACTGCGATCGGATGACCTATAGCTTGGAAGAAGCCCTTCGCTGGGTCGATCAGGCCGTCAAAGAACGGCGGCCGCTCTCCGTCGGCTTGGCCGCCAATGCGGCGGACATTTACCCCGAACTGGTGCGCCGCAATATTACGCCGGATGTGGTAACCGACCAGACGCCTGCGCACGATCTGCTCGATTACGTTCCGTCCGGCGATCTGCAGGAATTGGATGAACTGCGTCGGCAGGACCCTGAAGAGTATC
- a CDS encoding CoA-binding protein, which yields MRQLITKPFPYYVGIHSLEELVTKDSRVCVVNILGNESRKVTPISHEYSGGNVVAGVQYGREGVLETKIGDIPVYRSVRDVMNKGIWFDIGVIYLPPPAVAQAVWEFVRFNPDLKRIVIVTEKVSVRDSRNVRWTCQNAGVDVIGANCLGIANVWDHVRVGGALGGDNPEETLQKGSIAIHSNSGNFTTTIAQYLKLAGFGISTAVSSGKDVYIHFALAEFLYAAQNDPRTKAVALYVEPGGYYEKQALDWIKERRFGFNKPIVVCVTGRWKKNITRACGHAGALAGSGDDAESKERWFDEYFEVPPFDPKNPLVSKRGVRVTSIQHFPDAMRAVFEKIDEEPDFPPTGDLSLKLWISDNIIKLPKELHLPVVQAMPPYDEQIKEINKQVGASYIRQNMRNKSGASRMDPATQVAELHGKSVLELSTTSFEENLFFALAKVMPGRRDLRRMNMLLNMFLKTDKPLLDLLEWADASGCSPNALLAARAALIGKQPFLEQIRSDSRLIIDLLREYPEFENDEQVRLALEEKINNLLLTDENVPVHDYDDLLYKEIHHTVNSRPPVLLCDHVIKMAQERGKGIRNKTEFLLAALIVSMFWNQMLEKRISRQTAEDAVFYIYLAAQTAAFSVVDRKENKYWQKLVSGTTPYLGSSFSSNLFQILFNRKPDDEELTEFRYLLGLTATNGPGTLSAKGAKESVSARNDIPTAFAGFLTNTGYAHGGNGYEAVEYLLEQFQGVPLQDPGKKDEKLNLKELANRAAKSYAAYKQSMRDKGDLDIKRIPCINHPVFKGNAVNIDPREDFIRKELEGKGIYNAFHEFYHHLVVELHDEGVTPNIFCVNVDAVLAVIALKLMWRDLQEGRMTRAQAQKVVFLLFLLGRTVGTIAEIIDHRDRGLDMDCRTPQEEIQFVL from the coding sequence ATGAGACAGTTGATCACAAAACCGTTTCCCTATTACGTCGGCATTCATTCGCTCGAAGAGCTGGTGACCAAGGATTCCCGCGTCTGCGTGGTGAACATCTTGGGGAACGAAAGCCGTAAAGTGACGCCGATTTCGCACGAGTACAGCGGCGGGAACGTCGTCGCCGGCGTGCAGTACGGACGTGAGGGGGTGCTGGAAACCAAAATCGGCGACATTCCCGTTTATCGCAGCGTGCGCGACGTCATGAACAAAGGCATTTGGTTCGACATCGGCGTCATCTACCTGCCGCCGCCGGCTGTGGCGCAGGCGGTGTGGGAATTTGTGCGTTTCAATCCGGATCTCAAGCGCATAGTCATCGTCACCGAGAAGGTGTCGGTACGTGACTCGCGCAACGTGCGGTGGACTTGTCAAAATGCCGGCGTGGACGTCATCGGCGCCAATTGTCTGGGCATCGCCAACGTATGGGACCATGTGCGGGTCGGCGGGGCGCTCGGCGGCGACAACCCGGAAGAAACGCTGCAGAAGGGCTCGATCGCCATTCACAGCAACTCGGGCAACTTTACCACTACCATCGCGCAATACCTCAAGCTGGCCGGATTCGGCATCTCCACGGCGGTGAGCTCGGGAAAAGATGTTTACATTCACTTTGCACTGGCCGAATTTCTTTATGCGGCACAGAACGATCCGCGCACCAAAGCGGTGGCGCTGTACGTCGAGCCCGGCGGCTATTACGAAAAGCAGGCGCTGGATTGGATCAAGGAACGTCGTTTCGGATTCAACAAACCGATCGTCGTCTGCGTGACCGGGCGATGGAAAAAGAACATCACCCGCGCCTGCGGCCACGCCGGAGCGCTGGCGGGCAGCGGCGACGATGCCGAGTCCAAAGAGCGTTGGTTCGACGAGTACTTTGAAGTGCCGCCTTTTGACCCGAAAAATCCGCTGGTCAGCAAGCGCGGCGTCCGTGTCACCTCCATCCAGCATTTCCCCGACGCCATGCGGGCGGTGTTCGAAAAGATCGACGAAGAACCCGACTTTCCGCCGACCGGCGATTTATCCCTCAAACTATGGATCAGCGACAACATCATCAAGCTGCCGAAAGAGCTGCATCTGCCGGTGGTGCAGGCCATGCCGCCCTACGACGAGCAGATCAAAGAGATCAACAAACAGGTCGGCGCGTCCTATATTCGCCAGAATATGCGCAACAAGTCCGGCGCCAGCCGCATGGACCCGGCAACGCAGGTGGCCGAGCTGCACGGCAAAAGCGTCCTCGAGCTGTCCACGACTTCCTTTGAAGAGAATCTTTTCTTTGCGCTTGCCAAAGTAATGCCCGGCCGCCGCGACCTGCGCCGAATGAATATGCTGTTGAACATGTTTTTGAAAACCGACAAGCCGCTTTTGGATCTTCTCGAATGGGCCGACGCCTCCGGATGTTCGCCGAATGCGCTGCTGGCGGCGCGGGCGGCCCTCATCGGCAAACAGCCGTTTCTCGAACAGATCCGTTCGGACAGCCGGCTGATCATCGATCTGTTGCGCGAGTATCCGGAATTCGAAAACGACGAGCAGGTGCGGCTCGCCCTGGAAGAAAAAATCAACAACCTGCTGCTGACCGACGAGAACGTTCCGGTTCACGATTACGACGACCTTCTTTATAAGGAAATCCATCACACGGTCAACAGTCGGCCGCCGGTGCTGCTCTGCGATCATGTCATCAAGATGGCGCAGGAACGCGGCAAGGGAATTCGAAACAAAACCGAATTCCTCCTCGCCGCTCTGATCGTCAGCATGTTTTGGAATCAGATGCTGGAAAAACGCATCAGCCGGCAGACGGCTGAAGATGCCGTTTTTTACATCTATCTGGCCGCACAAACGGCGGCGTTTTCGGTCGTCGACCGAAAAGAAAACAAATATTGGCAAAAGCTGGTCAGCGGCACCACTCCCTATCTGGGCTCCTCCTTCAGCAGCAACCTTTTCCAGATTCTCTTTAATCGAAAACCGGACGATGAAGAACTGACCGAATTCCGCTATCTATTGGGATTGACGGCCACCAACGGTCCCGGCACGCTTTCCGCCAAAGGCGCCAAAGAGTCGGTCAGCGCCCGCAACGACATCCCGACCGCCTTTGCCGGCTTTTTGACCAATACCGGTTACGCTCACGGCGGCAACGGTTATGAAGCGGTCGAATATCTGCTGGAACAGTTTCAGGGCGTGCCGCTCCAGGATCCCGGCAAAAAGGATGAAAAGCTCAATCTGAAGGAGCTCGCCAACCGCGCCGCCAAATCATATGCCGCCTATAAACAGTCCATGCGCGACAAAGGCGATCTTGACATCAAACGTATTCCCTGTATTAACCATCCGGTTTTTAAGGGAAATGCCGTCAATATCGATCCGCGTGAAGATTTTATTCGCAAGGAATTGGAAGGCAAAGGCATCTATAACGCTTTTCATGAATTTTATCATCATCTCGTGGTCGAACTGCATGACGAGGGCGTGACACCCAATATTTTCTGCGTCAACGTCGATGCGGTTCTGGCCGTCATTGCTCTGAAGCTGATGTGGAGGGATCTCCAGGAAGGCCGCATGACGCGCGCGCAGGCGCAAAAGGTGGTGTTCCTGCTCTTTCTGCTCGGCCGCACGGTCGGCACGATTGCCGAAATCATCGATCATCGCGACCGTGGCCTGGACATGGATTGTCGCACGCCGCAGGAAGAAATCCAGTTTGTGCTGTAA
- a CDS encoding carboxylate--amine ligase has product MQLTGLKYGSQLLNLVEFPVAKTLTDAATRDEIQQMLDQYGKIVVKPVFYGGIGKKGKAGLVRIVDNLLDAMEAKRELYFARHTVDGKTYVANGVTFEEYIESDMELYFGISVSTWERKPVFTISTQGGVDVESVPPEKKKVIWIDPFIGIKSFDITNALGDIGCPEKYISPLVQTLPLLWQLYDNYGFVNLEINPIRMKKEGNKLTPVACDLKAAFDQDNPAWRRTGLSPLIFQTDVTPFEAEINRLRTYQGQSDVLELNPNGTIIPFMFGGGANSAATETLGTKAIFSSDFGGNPPYDKMYGISRIIFKYWYDQANVLLIIGGKANNTDIYVTFKGIFDALRDHIALHGKRPIYTVIGRGGPNLIRGMFYGKDILDRLKLPYKMFGYDSSMIGVLEYAKQIDDWWGSVGRAEYEAKFAKS; this is encoded by the coding sequence ATGCAGCTGACAGGACTCAAATACGGCAGCCAACTGCTCAACCTTGTCGAATTTCCGGTGGCAAAAACGCTTACCGACGCCGCAACGCGCGACGAAATTCAGCAGATGCTCGATCAGTACGGCAAGATCGTCGTCAAGCCGGTCTTTTACGGCGGCATCGGCAAAAAGGGCAAGGCCGGCCTGGTGCGCATTGTCGACAATCTTCTCGACGCCATGGAAGCCAAGCGCGAGCTCTATTTTGCCCGTCATACCGTGGACGGCAAAACCTATGTCGCCAACGGCGTAACGTTCGAAGAGTACATCGAATCGGACATGGAGCTTTACTTCGGCATTTCGGTTTCCACTTGGGAGCGCAAGCCGGTGTTTACCATCTCTACCCAAGGCGGCGTCGATGTGGAAAGCGTGCCGCCGGAAAAAAAGAAGGTGATCTGGATCGATCCTTTCATCGGCATCAAGTCATTCGACATCACCAACGCGCTCGGCGACATCGGTTGTCCGGAAAAGTACATCTCGCCGTTGGTGCAGACCCTGCCGCTATTGTGGCAGCTCTATGACAATTACGGGTTCGTCAATTTGGAAATCAACCCCATCCGCATGAAAAAGGAAGGCAACAAGCTGACACCGGTGGCCTGTGACCTCAAGGCGGCGTTCGACCAAGACAATCCGGCCTGGCGCCGCACCGGACTTTCGCCGCTGATCTTTCAGACCGACGTCACGCCCTTCGAGGCCGAAATCAACCGCTTGCGGACTTATCAGGGCCAGAGCGACGTTTTGGAGCTCAATCCGAACGGCACGATCATTCCCTTTATGTTCGGCGGCGGCGCCAACTCGGCGGCCACCGAAACACTCGGCACCAAGGCCATCTTTTCATCCGATTTCGGCGGTAATCCTCCATATGACAAAATGTACGGCATCAGCCGAATCATCTTCAAATATTGGTATGACCAGGCCAACGTCCTGCTGATCATCGGCGGCAAAGCCAATAACACCGATATCTATGTCACCTTCAAAGGCATTTTCGACGCTCTGCGCGATCACATTGCTTTGCACGGCAAGCGGCCGATCTACACCGTCATCGGCCGCGGCGGGCCCAACCTCATCCGCGGCATGTTCTACGGCAAGGACATCCTTGACCGATTGAAGCTTCCTTACAAAATGTTCGGCTACGATTCGTCGATGATCGGCGTGTTGGAATACGCCAAGCAGATCGACGACTGGTGGGGCAGCGTCGGTCGCGCGGAATATGAAGCCAAGTTTGCCAAATCATAA
- a CDS encoding S9 family peptidase: protein MNVRLVFLMIWVVAVLGWAAEPFSPQDVLDLVYPVEAVLSPDGRHVAYTTAVSRKPDEPAGSAYRELHLVSLQTGQAKPFITGKVNVSAVQWSPDGRLISFLDKRGEKYTQVWAIPVDGGEARQLTFADANVRAYRWRPNSREIAYVAETPESKKEKQLKEKGYDFIFFEENLKDRNLYLITAGEKSEPRQLTTGMSVWDLEFSPDGAVIAAAASPRNLVDDSYMFKRIYLIDARTAESRLLYDPQRKLGNLSFSPDGKKLAFSAALSQSDHAVSQAFVIDTAGGGPVNLTPKNFRGHVEQVFWQDDKTVLFTAAEGVWTTLSAVAAAGGPRRIVYDAQKTGVVFTDISVGRNKAALLGSTPTCAGDVFLFDYKKGLKQMTDLNPWLKERQLGEQIVVRYPARDGVEIEGLLLYPVGYRSGERYPLVVVVHGGPEANFINGFTQLTRYFIAGQVLAGRGYFVFYPNYRASTGYGVEFAAAGYGNAAGVEFDDIADGIDWLAAQGLVDPERVGLGGGSYGGYAAAWFASYYTAKVRAVCMFVGISDLISKRLTTDIPYEELYVHSGRPLEEMWQFSLQRSPIYYAHQSRTAVLIVGGAEDTRVHPSQSLEFYRALKMNGHPAVRWVLYPNEGHGNSRQPGRIDLLHRHLQWFDWYVKDKKPLDGPLPPLDISECYGLELNE, encoded by the coding sequence ATGAATGTACGCCTTGTCTTCTTGATGATTTGGGTTGTTGCCGTCCTCGGCTGGGCTGCCGAGCCGTTTTCTCCTCAGGATGTGCTCGATCTTGTTTACCCTGTCGAAGCTGTTTTGAGTCCCGACGGCCGACATGTCGCTTACACGACGGCCGTCAGTCGCAAGCCCGACGAACCTGCCGGTTCCGCTTATCGCGAACTGCATCTTGTCTCCTTGCAGACCGGACAAGCAAAGCCGTTCATTACCGGAAAAGTCAATGTCTCTGCCGTGCAGTGGAGTCCGGACGGCCGCCTGATTTCGTTTCTCGACAAGCGCGGCGAAAAGTATACCCAAGTTTGGGCCATTCCGGTCGACGGCGGCGAAGCGCGGCAGTTGACCTTTGCCGACGCGAACGTGCGCGCCTACCGTTGGCGCCCCAACAGCCGTGAGATTGCCTATGTCGCCGAAACACCGGAAAGCAAAAAAGAGAAACAACTGAAAGAAAAGGGCTATGATTTTATTTTCTTCGAAGAAAACCTCAAGGATCGCAACCTTTATTTAATAACCGCAGGCGAAAAAAGCGAACCCCGCCAATTGACGACGGGAATGAGCGTGTGGGATTTAGAATTCAGTCCCGACGGCGCAGTGATTGCCGCGGCTGCTTCACCGCGCAATCTGGTCGACGACAGCTACATGTTCAAGCGCATTTATCTCATCGACGCGCGCACGGCTGAAAGCCGCCTGCTATACGATCCGCAGCGCAAGCTGGGTAATCTGTCGTTTTCTCCCGACGGCAAAAAGCTTGCCTTCAGCGCGGCTTTGTCGCAGTCTGATCATGCCGTCAGCCAGGCATTTGTCATCGACACGGCGGGGGGCGGTCCGGTCAATCTGACGCCGAAAAACTTTCGCGGCCATGTGGAACAGGTGTTTTGGCAGGACGACAAGACGGTGCTCTTTACCGCAGCCGAAGGGGTGTGGACGACTTTGAGCGCCGTTGCCGCGGCGGGAGGCCCCAGACGCATCGTCTATGACGCACAAAAAACAGGAGTCGTCTTTACCGATATTTCGGTTGGACGCAATAAAGCGGCGCTCCTCGGCTCCACGCCGACCTGCGCGGGTGACGTTTTTTTGTTCGACTATAAAAAAGGTCTCAAGCAGATGACCGATCTGAATCCCTGGCTGAAAGAACGACAGTTGGGCGAGCAGATCGTCGTTCGTTATCCGGCGCGCGACGGCGTCGAAATCGAGGGACTGCTGCTCTACCCCGTTGGTTACCGCAGCGGGGAACGTTATCCCTTGGTCGTGGTGGTGCACGGCGGTCCGGAAGCCAATTTCATCAACGGTTTCACCCAACTGACGCGTTACTTTATTGCCGGACAGGTTCTGGCCGGCCGAGGGTATTTCGTTTTTTATCCAAACTATCGCGCCAGTACCGGTTACGGAGTCGAGTTTGCCGCCGCGGGCTACGGAAATGCCGCAGGAGTCGAGTTTGACGACATTGCCGACGGCATCGATTGGCTGGCCGCACAGGGTCTTGTGGATCCGGAGCGCGTGGGATTGGGGGGCGGCTCTTACGGCGGATATGCGGCGGCCTGGTTTGCAAGCTATTATACCGCCAAAGTGCGTGCCGTCTGCATGTTCGTCGGCATCAGCGATCTGATCAGCAAACGACTCACGACCGACATTCCTTACGAAGAGCTCTATGTTCATTCCGGCAGGCCGCTTGAAGAGATGTGGCAGTTCAGTCTGCAGCGCAGTCCGATCTATTATGCTCATCAAAGCCGAACCGCGGTGCTGATCGTCGGCGGGGCCGAGGATACGCGGGTGCATCCCTCTCAGAGCCTCGAGTTCTATCGCGCGCTCAAGATGAACGGACACCCGGCCGTGCGCTGGGTGTTATATCCCAATGAAGGCCACGGCAACAGCCGTCAGCCTGGCCGCATCGATCTGCTGCATCGCCATCTGCAATGGTTCGATTGGTATGTCAAGGACAAAAAGCCGCTCGACGGACCATTGCCGCCTCTGGACATCAGCGAATGTTACGGCCTGGAGCTGAACGAGTGA